GACGGGGGCGTTCGGGCGGAAGAGCCCCGCGTGCCCCCTCGCACGCGGGGCTCGGCTACCGCCTGCGGTACGCGTGGTCGTGCTGTGCGTGGAGGCTGATGAGGCGCTCAGCGTGGTTGGCCCGTGCCGTGGGCTTTCCTCCCGTTGGGCACACAGGCGCCCTTTCTCTGGAGCCGGCCGGAAGGGCCTGGCGGTGCCCCTGCGCCCGAGGGCGAAGGCCTGAGCCCCGACGACCTCTGCCCTCGACACGGATACCGCGCGGCCGTGTAGTCCAAAAGGCTGCCGCGTGCCGAGGAAGGATTTGTTTTTTGGGGAATCGGACCGCCGGCCGGGACCCCGAAGCGCTGTGGAACGGAGCGCCCCGGTACCCGGCGAGGTCCAACGACCGACGCGGGCGGCCGAGGTGGCTCTCGGCTCGCGGCCTGCGCTCAGAACGAGGTGAGAACCGGATGATCGACGTGGGAAGAGTCGGCAAGCGCGGAACCGTGGTCATCCCGCCCCGGATGTTGCGGCGCTACGGACTCGAGGAGGGCTGCTTGCTCGTCCTGGAGGAAGGCCCCGAAGGGCTCACGCTGCGGCGAGCCGCAGACGAGGAGCTTCTGGAGACCTACACGACCCAACGAAGAGCTGAGTTCCTGCTCCAGAATGCCGTCGACGAAGAGGATGACGCGCAGGCCCGATTCGAGGTGCGGCGGCTGGGCCTGGACCCCGCCGCCATCCCCCACGAGCGGCCGTAAGCGGTGGATCGCGTCTTTCTCGACGCCAACGTGCTCTTCTCTGCTGCGTGCCGCGACGGTTCGCCGTTGGCGCGCCTGTGGAGCCTCGAGGGCGTGGACCTCATCACCTCGGCGCACGCCCTCGAGGAGGCGCGG
This window of the Thermodesulfobacteriota bacterium genome carries:
- a CDS encoding AbrB/MazE/SpoVT family DNA-binding domain-containing protein; its protein translation is MIDVGRVGKRGTVVIPPRMLRRYGLEEGCLLVLEEGPEGLTLRRAADEELLETYTTQRRAEFLLQNAVDEEDDAQARFEVRRLGLDPAAIPHERP